The genomic stretch GCCGAGCGTATCGGCATCGACCCTCGCTACCTGGTGGCCCAGGCCGCGCTGGAGACGGGTTGGGGTAAGTCGGTCATGCGCCAGCAAGATGGCAGCAGCAGCCATAACCTGTTTGGCATCAAGGCCGGGCAGAGCTGGCAGGGTGCCCAGGCACGGGCGATTACCAGCGAGTTCCGTAATGGCGAGATGGTCAAGGAAACGGCGCAGTTCCGTTCCTACGACTCTTACCAGGACAGCTTCCATGACCTCGTGACCTTGCTGCAAAGCAATGAAAGATATCAAGAAGTGCTGAAGTCGGCCGATAACCCGGAACAGTTTGTGCGCGAGTTGCAGAAAGCCGGTTATGCCACCGATCCGGACTATGCCAGCAAGATTTCGCAAATAGCCAAAACGATGAACAGCTATCAGAACTACGCTGCCGCGGGCGCAACCACTCATTTATAAGGTTTGAATCATGGGTTTGCTAAATATCGGGATGTCAGGACTCAATGCGGCTCAGGGATCGCTTGCGACCCTGAGTAACAACATTGCCAACGCCAAGACCCCTGGATACTCGCGTCAGCAGACCATGCAGACGGCCAACGGCATGTCCGGGGTCGGTGGTGTCTTTGTCGGTACCGGCACCACGTTGTCGGACGTGCGCCGGGTGTATAACCAGTTTCTCGATACCCAGTTGCAGACCACCACTTCGCTGAACTTCGACGCCAAGGCCTACCTGGACCAGATCGGCTCGGTGGACAAGCTGCTGTCCGACAAGTCCACCGGTGTCGGCGCGGCGCTGAACAGCTTCTTCGCCGCATTGCAGACGTCCTCGGCAAACCCCAGCGACAACTCCGCGCGCCAGTTGGTCTTGACCATTGCCCAGACCCTGGGCAACCGGTTCAACTCGATTGCGACCGAGCTGAACAAGCAGAAAGAAGGCATCAACAGCCAACTGGAAACCGTCACCGGCCAGGTCAACCAATTGACCTCCTCGATTGCGGCCCTCAACCAGCAGATCTCCCAGGCCAAGGGCCAGGGCAATGGCGAGCCGGCGAACCTGCTGGATGCGCGCAACGAAGCGGTGCGCTCGCTCAATGAACTGGTAGGGGTCAAGGTCACGGAGTCCGATGGGCATTTCAACGTTTCCCTGGGCACCGGGCAGACCCTGGTCGCGGACGGTATTTCCAACAAACTGTCGGCGGTGCCGAGCAAGGACGACAAGAGCCAGTACTCGGTAGTGCTGACCACCGGCGGGCAACCGATGGACGTCAGCTCGGTGATCAGCGGTGGCACCATTGGCGGCCTGTTGCGTTATCGCCAGGATGTGCTGATGCCGGCCATCAACGATCTGGGCCGTACTGCGATGGTCGTCGGTGAGTCGATCAATACCCAATTGGGCCAAGGCCTGGACGCCAACGGGCAGTTCGGCAGCTCCCTGTTCAATGACATCAACAGTGCCTTTGCCATCGGCCAGCGCAGTGTGGGCGGTTCAAGCAACAGTGCGAACTCCGGCAACCTGAATGTCACGATCACAGACACCAGCAAGCTGAGCACCTTTGACTACAAGGTGACGTTCAGCGACGACAAGATGTACACCGTCCTGCGTTCGGACGGTAAAGCCATGGGCACGTTCGATATCACCCAGGCACCACCGCAAATCGACGGCTTCACCCTGGCCCTCGATGGCAAGGGGCCGGTGGCTGCGGGTGATACGTTCAAGGTCAGCCCGACCGCCGGTGGTGCGATGGACCTGAAGGTGGTGATGACCGACCCCAACAAGCTGGCGTTTTCTGCGCCGCTGTTGGCAGAGGGCAACAAGAACAACAGTGGCACTGGCGTGTTCGACCCGCCGACTCTGACACTGCCCCTGGATATCCATGGCGGTGCCGACACGGCGCAGTTGGAAGCGGCGATAAAGAACGCGATGCCGGTCAAGATGACCTTCGGCAAGCCGGCCGCCGATGGCACCCAGAGCTATGTGATCAATAACGCCCAGGGCCAACCCATTGGCACCGGTACCATCGTGCCCGGCCAGGACAACAAGCTGACGATCAATGTGCCCTACGTCGATGCTGCGGGTAATGCGAAGACGTTCGGGGTCAACACGGTGATCCGTGGCGAACCCAAGCCGGACGATAGCTACACCGTATCGTTCAACAGCAGCGGCAAGCTCGACAACCGCAACGCCCTGCAATTGCTCGACCTGCAAACCCGCAAGACCGTAGGCGCCACTGATGGCAATGCGGGGGTGAGCATGAGCACCGCCTATAGTCAGTTGGTGTCTTCGGTGGGGGGCAAGGCCAGCCAGGCCAATGTCGACAACAGCGCGACCAGCGCCATGCTCGCGGCCGCCACCTCCAATCGCAGCTCTGTGTCCCAGGTCAACCTGGACGAGGAGGCCGGCGACATGATCCGTTTCCAGCAGTACTACACCGCGTCGTCGCAGATCATTAAAGCTGCGCAAGAAACCTTCAGCACGCTGATCAACAGTCTTTAAGGGAGTTTGAGACGATGCGTATCTCGACCGAACAGTATTTCAATACCACCACTGCGCGTTATACCAATAACTTCTCCAACGTCACCAAGACCCAGCAGCAGATCGACTCCGGCGTGCGTATCCAGACGGCGGCCGATGATCCGGTGGGCGCGGCGCGTTTGCTGTTGCTGCAACAGCAGCAGGATATGTTGGGGCAGTACGCGGGCAATATCGGCAGCATGAAAAACTCGCTCAATAGCGAAGAAAGCGTGCTCGCCAGTATCGACACCGCTCTGGCGCGCGCGGGCGAACTGTCCCTCAAGGTCGCCGGCAAGGGCGGTGGCGGTATCAGCGATGACGACCGCAAGGCCGTTGCAGCCGAGATCGGTGAAATCGAGAAACAGGTCTTGAGCCTGCTCAACAGCAAGGATTCGTCCGGCCATTACCTGTTTGCCGGCGGCAAGAGCGACACGCCACCTTACGCGCGCAACAGCGACGGCACCTACAGCTATCAGGGTGATGAAACACCCCTGAGCCTGAAGGTTTCCGACACCTTGTCGATGGTGGTCAATGACACTGGTAAATCGATCCTGGAAGGCACGGTGAACGCTGGCCGTACCCAGGCTACCGGCTCGGTCAATGATGGCAAGGTGTTGGTGTCGGGCGGTATCGTCACATCGCCGTCTACCTACGACAGCAGCTTCACCGACGGCCAGCCGTACAAGTTGACCTTCCTCAGTAGCACCGAATACACCGTCAAAGATGCGGCGGGCAATGACATCACCGCGCAAACCCCGGGCAACGGCAAGTTCGATGCGACCAAGGAGGGCAGTTCCTCGGTCACCGTGCGCGGCGTGACGTTTGATATCGACCAGAACCTGGCGGGTGCCAAGCCAGGCGCCGAGGCCGATGCGGTGTACAAGGACCGTGAATTCACCCTGCAAAGCAAGCCGGACAGCTTCAGTGTTTCGCGTACGGCCAGCAACGCCTCATCGGCGCAGTTGTCCGGCGGCACGGTCACCAGCCAGGCCGACTACAGCAGCACCTTCCCGAACAAGGGGGCGGTGATCAAGTTTACTTCGGGTACGGCGTACGAGGTCTATGCCCAGCCGATCAGCGCTGACAGCAAGCCGATCTCCACCGGCAATGTGGTGCCTGGCACGCCGGCACAGCCGGGGCCACCGCCTGTGCCGGCCACACCCGATACCATCACCGCGGCGGGTGTGACGCTCAGTATCACCGGCGCGCCAGGCAACGGTGATCAGTTTGCGGTGGGCTCCAATACCCACAAGACGCAAAATGCGCTGGATACCCTCAGCCAGTTGCGTCAGGCCCTGGAAACCCCTTCTGACGGCGACCCGATTGCCCAGGCCAAGCTGACCGATGTGGTCAACGCCGCCATTACCAATATCAAGGCCTCCCAGGCCCAGGTTGATGGGGTGCGCGGCTCCATTGGCGCGCGGTTGAACTCGCTGGCGATTCAGGAGACCGAGAACACCAGCATGGTGCTGGCCAATAAGTCGACCACGTCTGCCATCGGTGACACTGATGTGGCCACGGCCTCGATTGACCTGGCGTTCCAGAAGGCCATGCTGGAGGCTTCGCAACTGGCCTTTGTGAAAATCTCCCAGTTGAGCCTGTTCAGCCGGATGTAATCGGTCAGGCAAGACCCGACGGCCCACCCTGGAAACAGGGTGGGCCGTTGTCGTTTCTGGCGCAGGCTTTTAAACAAAGCACACAAAAATGAGTGACCTATGAGTCATAAAGCGCATCTTCACTGTATCGTGTGAAAAGGCCAGGCCGCTTTGCAGGCTTTGGTCTCGGTGGTTTCGGCGGTTTTTTGCGGGGTTATCCCCTTTATTGTCAGCGCCCCTGAAGGATTTTCAGGGGTGTTCTCCAGCTATTTTGTATTGGGAAGCCACAATGATTGGCATAAAAAGCATCGCCAGCTACGTGCCGGCAGAAGGGCTGGACAACTACGCCCAGGGTGCAAAATTCGCCAAGGATGAAGAGTTCATCATTGGCAAGATCGGGTCGGCATTCCTGCCGCGCAAGGATGTTGCACAAGAAACCTCGGATTTGTGCGTCGAGGCGGTCAATGCCTTGTTTGCCAACAACCCGGACCTGAAGCGTGAGTCGATTGACGCGCTGATCGTCGTGACCCAGAACGGCGACGAAGAAGGACTGCCCCACACCGCTGCCATCGTCCAGGACAAGCTGGGCCTGCCGACCCACGTCGCAGCCTTCGATATTTCCCTGGGCTGTTCGGGTTATGTCTACGGCATCTACGCGATGAAAGGCTTCATGGAAGCCGCCGGCCTGAAAAACGGCCTGCTGGTGACTGCCGACCCTTACTCCAAGATCGTCGACCCGCAAGATCGCAATACCACCATGCTGTTCGGCGACGCCGCCACCGCCACCTGGATGGGCGAAGATGCCCCCTGGCAACTGGGCAAGGCCAAGTTCGGCACTGACGGCTCCGGCGCACCGCATTTGAAGGTCAGCGACGGCGTGTTCTTCATGAATGGTCGCCAGGTCTTCAACTTCGCGCTGCTCAAGGTGCCGGCGCATTTGCATGAGCTGCTCGATGAGTCGGACCTGAAGGCCGACGATATTGATGCCTTCTGCATCCACCAGGGCAGTGCGGCGATTGTCGACGCCGTGGCCCGCCGCTTTGAAGAGGCACCGGTGGAAAAATTCATCAAGGACATGGTCGAGACCGGTAACACCGTGTCGTCGAGCATTCCGCTGTTGCTGGAAAAGCACGTGATGGATGCCGAGTGGAAGCGCGTGGCCCTGAGCGGGTTTGGCGTGGGCCTGTCGTGGGGCTCGGCGATTATCTATCGGCCTTGATGCGCTGATAGGCTGCACAAAAAAACGCCCGGGATCGAAAGAGCCCGGGCGTTTTTGTTTATGGGCACCCACCTCCCCTGTAAGAGCCGGCAAGGGGGATTTCTGTGGTTCTAAGGCCTTGAAATGCAAGGAGTGGCACAGGGCTAGTAAAAAAAATCAAAAAAATCCTCAAGCAACCTGCTTTCACGACGATAACTATTACGAAGGTTCTCTAGGCCACACCCGGCGGTTGCCAGGGCCGGAAGCCGCAGTATCCAACTCACGAGGATTTCGTCATGGCAATGTCCGTAAACACCAAC from Pseudomonas fluorescens encodes the following:
- the flgK gene encoding flagellar hook-associated protein FlgK — its product is MGLLNIGMSGLNAAQGSLATLSNNIANAKTPGYSRQQTMQTANGMSGVGGVFVGTGTTLSDVRRVYNQFLDTQLQTTTSLNFDAKAYLDQIGSVDKLLSDKSTGVGAALNSFFAALQTSSANPSDNSARQLVLTIAQTLGNRFNSIATELNKQKEGINSQLETVTGQVNQLTSSIAALNQQISQAKGQGNGEPANLLDARNEAVRSLNELVGVKVTESDGHFNVSLGTGQTLVADGISNKLSAVPSKDDKSQYSVVLTTGGQPMDVSSVISGGTIGGLLRYRQDVLMPAINDLGRTAMVVGESINTQLGQGLDANGQFGSSLFNDINSAFAIGQRSVGGSSNSANSGNLNVTITDTSKLSTFDYKVTFSDDKMYTVLRSDGKAMGTFDITQAPPQIDGFTLALDGKGPVAAGDTFKVSPTAGGAMDLKVVMTDPNKLAFSAPLLAEGNKNNSGTGVFDPPTLTLPLDIHGGADTAQLEAAIKNAMPVKMTFGKPAADGTQSYVINNAQGQPIGTGTIVPGQDNKLTINVPYVDAAGNAKTFGVNTVIRGEPKPDDSYTVSFNSSGKLDNRNALQLLDLQTRKTVGATDGNAGVSMSTAYSQLVSSVGGKASQANVDNSATSAMLAAATSNRSSVSQVNLDEEAGDMIRFQQYYTASSQIIKAAQETFSTLINSL
- a CDS encoding flagellar hook-associated protein 3, whose protein sequence is MRISTEQYFNTTTARYTNNFSNVTKTQQQIDSGVRIQTAADDPVGAARLLLLQQQQDMLGQYAGNIGSMKNSLNSEESVLASIDTALARAGELSLKVAGKGGGGISDDDRKAVAAEIGEIEKQVLSLLNSKDSSGHYLFAGGKSDTPPYARNSDGTYSYQGDETPLSLKVSDTLSMVVNDTGKSILEGTVNAGRTQATGSVNDGKVLVSGGIVTSPSTYDSSFTDGQPYKLTFLSSTEYTVKDAAGNDITAQTPGNGKFDATKEGSSSVTVRGVTFDIDQNLAGAKPGAEADAVYKDREFTLQSKPDSFSVSRTASNASSAQLSGGTVTSQADYSSTFPNKGAVIKFTSGTAYEVYAQPISADSKPISTGNVVPGTPAQPGPPPVPATPDTITAAGVTLSITGAPGNGDQFAVGSNTHKTQNALDTLSQLRQALETPSDGDPIAQAKLTDVVNAAITNIKASQAQVDGVRGSIGARLNSLAIQETENTSMVLANKSTTSAIGDTDVATASIDLAFQKAMLEASQLAFVKISQLSLFSRM
- a CDS encoding ketoacyl-ACP synthase III, producing the protein MIGIKSIASYVPAEGLDNYAQGAKFAKDEEFIIGKIGSAFLPRKDVAQETSDLCVEAVNALFANNPDLKRESIDALIVVTQNGDEEGLPHTAAIVQDKLGLPTHVAAFDISLGCSGYVYGIYAMKGFMEAAGLKNGLLVTADPYSKIVDPQDRNTTMLFGDAATATWMGEDAPWQLGKAKFGTDGSGAPHLKVSDGVFFMNGRQVFNFALLKVPAHLHELLDESDLKADDIDAFCIHQGSAAIVDAVARRFEEAPVEKFIKDMVETGNTVSSSIPLLLEKHVMDAEWKRVALSGFGVGLSWGSAIIYRP